One stretch of Riemerella columbina DNA includes these proteins:
- a CDS encoding uroporphyrinogen-III synthase yields MKIKSILVSQPQPAESSPYIEMAKKEKINIDFRPFIYVQGADAKDLRTQKIDLSQYTGIIFTSRNAVDHYFRLAEEMRFVVPDSMRYICQSEAIANYLQKHIVYRKRKISFGEKLPSDMQPLLKKYPSEKYLLPSSDVLNDSITKVLDAAGVDWTRAIMYRTVNSDLSDINLADYDMLVFFSPQGIKSMVENFKDYKKAQFKVATFGASTKAEAEKAGLSVDVMAPTKENPSMTMAIENFIKNEK; encoded by the coding sequence ATGAAAATTAAATCCATATTGGTGTCTCAGCCACAACCTGCAGAGTCTTCTCCTTATATAGAAATGGCAAAAAAAGAAAAAATCAACATTGATTTTCGTCCATTTATCTATGTTCAAGGTGCAGATGCTAAAGATTTGAGAACGCAGAAAATAGACCTCTCTCAATACACGGGCATTATTTTTACCAGCCGAAATGCGGTAGACCATTACTTCCGATTGGCAGAAGAAATGCGCTTTGTGGTGCCAGATTCTATGAGATACATTTGCCAGTCAGAAGCCATTGCCAACTACCTCCAGAAGCACATTGTTTATAGAAAGCGAAAAATCAGTTTTGGAGAAAAGTTGCCTTCTGATATGCAGCCATTGCTCAAAAAGTACCCATCAGAAAAATACCTCTTGCCGTCTTCAGATGTGCTGAACGATAGCATTACCAAAGTTTTAGATGCCGCAGGGGTAGATTGGACCAGAGCCATTATGTACCGCACGGTGAATAGTGACTTGTCAGACATCAACTTGGCGGATTATGATATGCTGGTGTTCTTTAGCCCACAAGGCATTAAATCTATGGTAGAGAATTTTAAAGATTACAAAAAAGCCCAATTTAAAGTGGCTACTTTTGGTGCTTCTACCAAAGCTGAGGCAGAGAAAGCGGGGCTTAGCGTAGATGTAATGGCACCGACCAAAGAAAATCCATCAATGACGATGGCGATTGAGAATTTTATTAAAAACGAAAAATAA
- a CDS encoding DUF4271 domain-containing protein, giving the protein MIRILEHKDWVIFSLLGIGFLYVFVLRVLLRDINLVEFFTLKKEVANNTFQAWLLVSLGFAIAVGLALSSLLPMVPHWFATEISVWGYQPNKIGSVLLSLLVLFAFRNFFTYFLFASIGDLDRWASFYFVATKFFMGSTLALIALILAQYYLSIDTEWMLYAYMAFFSISFIFKNLVYYFHKDEILPEEWYYKILYICTLQILPFLVVWKFLFL; this is encoded by the coding sequence TTGATAAGGATTTTAGAACATAAAGATTGGGTGATTTTCAGTCTCTTAGGGATCGGTTTTTTGTATGTTTTCGTTTTGAGAGTCTTGCTGCGGGACATCAACTTGGTGGAGTTCTTCACTTTGAAAAAAGAGGTAGCAAATAACACTTTTCAGGCGTGGCTGTTGGTGAGTTTAGGTTTTGCCATTGCCGTAGGTCTGGCTTTAAGCTCGCTATTGCCGATGGTGCCGCATTGGTTTGCTACAGAAATTTCGGTTTGGGGCTACCAACCTAATAAAATAGGCTCGGTGCTGTTGAGTTTATTGGTGCTGTTTGCCTTTCGTAATTTTTTCACTTATTTTTTATTCGCCAGCATAGGAGATTTAGACCGTTGGGCTTCATTTTACTTCGTGGCAACCAAATTTTTTATGGGAAGCACTTTAGCGCTTATAGCGTTGATTTTGGCACAATATTATCTTAGTATAGACACAGAATGGATGCTCTATGCTTATATGGCGTTTTTTAGTATAAGTTTCATTTTCAAAAATTTAGTTTATTATTTTCACAAAGATGAAATTTTGCCAGAAGAATGGTATTATAAAATTTTGTATATTTGCACGCTCCAAATATTACCCTTTTTGGTGGTTTGGAAATTTTTATTTTTATAA